From Bordetella flabilis, the proteins below share one genomic window:
- the hisC gene encoding histidinol-phosphate transaminase has translation MSRYWSPVVAGLSPYVPGEQPKLANLVKLNTNENPFGPSPKALAALREACDDTLRLYPDPGSDVLRQAIARRFGIALPQVFVGNGSDEVLAIAFQALLKHDAPLRFPDITYSFYPVYCGLYGVPYEVVPLTEDFRIDVRDYLPGARSPAGAILFPNPNAPTGRALPRADIERIVAANPDAVVVVDEAYVDFGAESAVPLIDRYENLLVVHTLSKSRSLAGLRVGFAMGSAALIEGLERVKNSFNSYPVDRLAAIGATAAIEDEAYFEFTRSAVVQTREALAASLGTLGFDVLPSAANFVLARHPARDAAALAAALREQGIIVRHFSHPRIAQFLRISVGTAAECDTLVRALRTILV, from the coding sequence ATGAGCCGCTATTGGAGTCCCGTGGTCGCCGGGCTCAGCCCCTATGTGCCGGGGGAGCAGCCCAAGCTGGCCAATCTGGTCAAGCTCAACACCAATGAAAATCCCTTCGGGCCTTCGCCCAAGGCGCTGGCAGCGCTGAGGGAGGCTTGCGACGACACCTTGCGCCTGTATCCCGATCCGGGTTCCGATGTCCTGCGCCAGGCGATCGCCAGGCGCTTTGGCATCGCGCTGCCGCAGGTTTTCGTGGGCAACGGTTCCGACGAGGTGCTGGCCATCGCCTTCCAGGCCTTGCTCAAGCACGATGCGCCCTTGCGTTTTCCGGACATCACCTACAGTTTCTATCCGGTCTATTGCGGCTTGTACGGCGTACCCTACGAAGTCGTCCCGCTCACGGAAGACTTCCGCATCGATGTGCGGGATTACCTGCCCGGCGCACGGTCGCCGGCCGGCGCGATCCTGTTTCCCAACCCCAACGCGCCGACCGGCCGCGCCTTGCCCCGCGCCGATATCGAGCGCATCGTGGCGGCGAATCCCGACGCCGTCGTGGTCGTCGATGAAGCCTATGTGGACTTCGGCGCCGAGTCCGCGGTGCCGTTGATCGATCGGTACGAGAACCTGCTCGTCGTTCATACCTTGTCGAAGTCGCGCTCGCTGGCCGGGCTGCGCGTGGGCTTTGCGATGGGCAGCGCTGCACTCATCGAAGGCCTGGAGCGGGTCAAGAACAGCTTCAATTCCTACCCCGTCGACCGGCTCGCCGCCATCGGCGCGACGGCCGCCATCGAGGACGAGGCCTACTTCGAATTCACGCGTTCGGCCGTCGTGCAGACGCGCGAGGCGTTGGCCGCATCGCTCGGTACGCTGGGCTTCGACGTACTGCCTTCCGCCGCCAACTTCGTGCTGGCCAGGCACCCCGCCCGCGACGCCGCGGCATTGGCTGCTGCACTGCGGGAGCAAGGCATCATCGTGCGCCATTTCAGCCATCCGCGCATCGCGCAATTTCTGCGGATTTCGGTGGGAACCGCGGCCGAATGCGACACCCTGGTGCGCGCGCTGCGCACGATTTTGGTGTGA